CTCTTCGAGGGTCGGCTCACTGCCGATGCCGATGCTGCCGGGGGTGTCACCCATGGGCGGAAGTATCGCACGGGGCTGCTTGGTGTTGAAGTTCTTCTGGGTGTACTGTTTAGCTTCTAACTTTAGCTTTGAAGTCTTCGGTTCTAAGTACTGAGGGACTCCAACTACCTGATTGAGGTGACCGTGACCAGGGCGATGGGCGCAGCGATGCGCCGGATTCACGTGGGTAACGCACTCAGCGCGTTCGGGCTCGGCTTCACCGTCCCCTACCTGTACGTCTATGTGGCGCAGGTGCGGGGACTGGGAGCCATGACGGCGGGGCTCGTCCTCGCCGTCTTCGCCGTGGCCGCGCTGATCGTGCTGCCGTTCGCCGGCCGGGCGATCGTGCGGCGGGGCCCGCTTCCGGTGTTGCTCACCGCCCTGGTCACTGCCGCGATCGGTGCGCTGAGCCTGGGGCTCGCGAGCAATGCGACCACCGTTCTGCTGTCGGCGGCCGCGCTCGGCGCCGGGCAGGCCGTGATGCAGCCGGCGCTCGCCACGATGATCGTGGACTGTTCCACCGCCGAGACCCGCTCCCGTGCCTTCGCGATGCAGTTCTTCCTGCAGAACCTCGGGCTGGGCGTCGGCGGTCTCATCGGTGGTCACCTCGTCGACACGACGAGCGCCTCCTCCTTCACCCTGCTCTTCGCGATCGAGGCGGCGATGTTCCTGCTGCTGGCCGTGGTGATGGCGACCGTACGGATCCCGCACGCGCCGCGGATCGGGGACGCGCCCGCCGGTTCGACGAAGGGCAGCTGGAAGCAGCTCCTCGGCAACCGGGCCATGGTGCAGCTGTGCGTCCTGGGCTTCGTGCTGTTCTTCGCCTGTTACGGCCAGTTCGAGTCGGGCCTGGCCGCGTACGGCGTCGAGGCCGCCGGGATCTCCACCTCCGCGCTGGGCTCGGCCCTGGCCGCCAACACCGCGATGATCGTCATCGCGCAGTTCGCCGTGCTGAAGTTCGTCGAGCGGCGTCGGCGCTCCAGGGTGATCGCCGCGGTCGGCATCATCTGGGCCGTCGCGTGGATCACCGCCGGTTACGCCGGTCTCGGTCACACCAGCCAGGCCATGGCCACGGCCGCGTTCGTCTCGACGTACGCCCTCTTCGGGCTGGGTGAGGCGATGCTGTCCCCGACCGTCGCCCCGCTGGTCGCCGATCTGGCGCCGAGCGGGATGGCCGGTCAGTACAACTCGGCGTTCGCCCTGGTCAAGCAGCTCGCCCTGGCCGTGGGCCCGGCGGTGGGCGGCCCGATGGGCGCGTCACTGCACACGCCGTACATCGTGACGTTCTTGGTGTTCTCGGTGGGCATCACGTTCCTGGGCCTGAGGCTGGGCCGTCAACTGACGGCCGTACAGGACCACCCGTGGCGCGCGAGGAGCAGGGTTGTGGCCAAGGGCGGCACGCAGCACGAATCCATCGCCGCCTGACTTGAGCTGCCTGGGGGCGTGGGGAACTGCGCGACCAGCCACAACGCACCCGCGGCCGCCGAGCAACCCTGCGCCCCTACCCCTTGGGCAGCACGAACTCGCACCAAACCGCCTTGCCGCCCCCCGGCGTCCGACGAGACCCCCAGTTCGAGGCGATCGTCGCCACGATGGCGATCCCCCGACCGGACTCGTCACCGGGCTCGGCTCGCCGACGCCGGGGCAGGTGATCGTCCCCGTCCGTCACCTCGATGATCAACCGTCGGTCCGTACGGCGCAGGCGCAGCCGCATCGGGGGCGTCCCGTGCTGAAGCGAGTTGGCGACCAGCTCGCTCGCCGCCAACACTCCCAGG
Above is a window of Streptomyces sp. NBC_00490 DNA encoding:
- a CDS encoding MFS transporter gives rise to the protein MTRAMGAAMRRIHVGNALSAFGLGFTVPYLYVYVAQVRGLGAMTAGLVLAVFAVAALIVLPFAGRAIVRRGPLPVLLTALVTAAIGALSLGLASNATTVLLSAAALGAGQAVMQPALATMIVDCSTAETRSRAFAMQFFLQNLGLGVGGLIGGHLVDTTSASSFTLLFAIEAAMFLLLAVVMATVRIPHAPRIGDAPAGSTKGSWKQLLGNRAMVQLCVLGFVLFFACYGQFESGLAAYGVEAAGISTSALGSALAANTAMIVIAQFAVLKFVERRRRSRVIAAVGIIWAVAWITAGYAGLGHTSQAMATAAFVSTYALFGLGEAMLSPTVAPLVADLAPSGMAGQYNSAFALVKQLALAVGPAVGGPMGASLHTPYIVTFLVFSVGITFLGLRLGRQLTAVQDHPWRARSRVVAKGGTQHESIAA